Below is a window of Yersinia kristensenii DNA.
AGTATTCACCCAAAGGGGTGTAAGCTTCGGTTTTGGTCTGATACACCCCGTTGATAAACAGATTAAAATCCACTGCCAGCCGCGAGGTATGCAGACTGTTACTGATACCGCTTCCCGCCTTGGCATTCAGTTTGGCCTGCTCCGGGGTGCGGTAGGCTTCACCAAAAGTCAGACGGTAGCCCCGTTCCCCAGCCCAACTAATTAACTGCGCAATCAGTTGGGTAAATAACTGCTGTTTCTCACTTAATGTCATGATTTCTTTCCCTTTAGCAAACTGCTGCCCCGGCGGCGCAACCACACCTCAACCGCCTGATAACCGGCAATGCCCAGCGCAGCCCCCAATCCGTTGATGGCCAGCGGTGACAAGCCCGGCACCCAGACCAGTGCCGCCGCTGCCGCCATTGAGGTACCCGAACCCAAAATAACGCGACCAATAAACAGCCGGGCGGTGATCGGCTCATCGCTGGCCAGAATCTTGCCTAAAGCCAGTAAGGCACCGATAACCCCCAGCGAAATAATGGCTTTTTCATGTTCCTGCATCCTTGCCCCCTAGCCGATCAGATTGCGCGTGGCTTCCGATTCCAAATAAGGAATGCCGTTAATACGCACAAAATCCGGGCTGGTAATGAAATACTTAATTTTATGGGTCAGTACCGCGCCGCCTTTCGGGTCAACATCCAGAATGGAATCAAACTTCAATTTCACGCCGAACACTTCCACCTTTAACTCTTCGTCCCCAGCCTTGGCGTAGAACAACACGTCAAACGGCGGGATACCACGCCATGAACCGGCGCGTGAGGCTTTGGCGGTCAACTGTTGCAGCACCTTGGTACTGACTTCAATATCCCCCTCACCGCCAACATCGCCTTTCACATCCCCATCCGGCACGCCATTGGTTTGTGCCGGACCGCTGTTGTCGGTAATTGTCAGCCCCATTTTTTCCACATGGATCAGGTCACCGTCCATATTCACATCAACCGACTGACCAGAAATACGGGTACTCATTGGCTATCCTCCAGCGCGGTATCCAGCATCAGACTGACAGTGATACCTTTCGGGCATTCATACGGGCGAACCACAATATAAATCTCCACTTTGGTGGCAGTGCGCCACGTAATCACCACATCCCCCTCTTTCGGCGGTTTTACTTCGCCGGGGAATGTAATGCCGTTAATCTGCGTACTGCGGGCCATTTCGCGCAACACCTTGGAAAAATAGGTTTTATGCGCGGCAATGCTGCCGGGGGTACTGTTGAGCGAACGATCTGCAATCTTGGCAATCGCCTGCAAGCGAATACGGCGGGCCGCTTTATCGACAATCCGCAGACTCTCAATTGCCTGATAATCCCCGCCCTCCACATCCAGTGTGCGGCCATCTGACCAGTACATGCCGTCATAGTCCGGGTACCACATCGGGACGCTGTAGCGCAGGGTTTCCAGCGCTTGCAAGGTAGCCAAATCCAGCGCCACGCCTTTACCGTCCACCGGTTGCGCATCGCTGCCCATGTCCAGAAGCGGGCCAGTGGCCACGCGGGCCGGACTGTCAGCAATGGTCACGGCGCGGTTACACAGACGCCCGGCCAACACCCCCGGCTCATTGCCCCATAACCGTGGCACCAGTTGCACCGCAGACGCGGCAACACCCTGTTGTAATGCTGCCAGACGGGCTAAATACTCCGGCCAGCCCTCATCAGCCTGTGGGCCATCAACGGCCAGCACAAACCACACCCAGCGCCCAAACTTGGCCAGCAATTCAGCCCGCAAACTGGCGGCGGCGGTTAGGGTGGCTTTATCGGTGGGTAACACCACCACCACCCCCTCAACACTGGCCACCAATTGGGCGGCTCTGACGGCCTCCACCCATGCCAGTGGATCAAGTTCGGCATCTTTCGCGGGCTCTGCCAGCACATGCACAAAACCGTTCCAGTTCTGGCCCGCATTGAGCATCGCCGCCGTAGTGCAGCTTTTTATCGCGCTGGCGTCCGTTCCCAGCAATACATCAAAATCGGTCTGCGTGTTCACAGCCAGCGTTTTCCCGGTGTTCACCTTGCCGGTACCGATGTACAGCACGGCCCGTTCAATCTCTTTGGTTTCGCCCTGTAGCTGGTTTTTTTGGTCAACATTGACTTGTGGCCAACTCATCGTTACCTCTTCATATCCTGTGCTTTGACGTCCCAGCCAAACCCGATGGCCTGTAACTGACGCGCTAAGGCTTTGTTAAAATCGTCGTCGCTCATGCCCAAGAACTCACGCGCCGGGACGTCCACTGTCCACGCTGATTTAGCCGCCTTGCCACTCAGTTTTTTAATCAGCAAACCCGCTTGGGCGGAACGCATGTTTTCGATAATTTCTTTGTAAGGTGGCTTGCGCCAGCGCTTACCCTTTTTCACCCGGTAGCCCAAGGCCCGCAATTTCTTAGCCTGCTTGATAGTGGCGGGCCGCTCCGGGGGGACTGATTTAGCCACTGCGCTGCGGTTAATGGTCACGTGCATACCATTTTGCTGGCCATATCCCACCACACCTGCCGGCACCGGTTTTTCACCGTTACGGTAGCCACCGCCCTGTAAATACAACCTGACCGCGCTAATCTCCGGCATTTCACGGATATGCAGTAACTTCGGCATGTTGCGCAGCATCTTGCCGCGCTGGTTGGTCTGCCGTCCCTGCCACGGGGTGCCGTCCGGTGATTGCTGATTACGCACATTGCGCTTGGCCGCAACAATCACCCCGTACTTGGCCAGCCGCCATAACAACCGCTGGCGTTTTTGGGGCGGCAACTCCAGCCGCTTAAGTGCC
It encodes the following:
- a CDS encoding phage virion morphogenesis protein, which translates into the protein MIINGELSKKQLTELQQALKRLELPPQKRQRLLWRLAKYGVIVAAKRNVRNQQSPDGTPWQGRQTNQRGKMLRNMPKLLHIREMPEISAVRLYLQGGGYRNGEKPVPAGVVGYGQQNGMHVTINRSAVAKSVPPERPATIKQAKKLRALGYRVKKGKRWRKPPYKEIIENMRSAQAGLLIKKLSGKAAKSAWTVDVPAREFLGMSDDDFNKALARQLQAIGFGWDVKAQDMKR
- a CDS encoding DUF2586 domain-containing protein gives rise to the protein MSWPQVNVDQKNQLQGETKEIERAVLYIGTGKVNTGKTLAVNTQTDFDVLLGTDASAIKSCTTAAMLNAGQNWNGFVHVLAEPAKDAELDPLAWVEAVRAAQLVASVEGVVVVLPTDKATLTAAASLRAELLAKFGRWVWFVLAVDGPQADEGWPEYLARLAALQQGVAASAVQLVPRLWGNEPGVLAGRLCNRAVTIADSPARVATGPLLDMGSDAQPVDGKGVALDLATLQALETLRYSVPMWYPDYDGMYWSDGRTLDVEGGDYQAIESLRIVDKAARRIRLQAIAKIADRSLNSTPGSIAAHKTYFSKVLREMARSTQINGITFPGEVKPPKEGDVVITWRTATKVEIYIVVRPYECPKGITVSLMLDTALEDSQ
- a CDS encoding phage protein translates to MSTRISGQSVDVNMDGDLIHVEKMGLTITDNSGPAQTNGVPDGDVKGDVGGEGDIEVSTKVLQQLTAKASRAGSWRGIPPFDVLFYAKAGDEELKVEVFGVKLKFDSILDVDPKGGAVLTHKIKYFITSPDFVRINGIPYLESEATRNLIG
- a CDS encoding M15 family metallopeptidase, with the protein product MTLSEKQQLFTQLIAQLISWAGERGYRLTFGEAYRTPEQAKLNAKAGSGISNSLHTSRLAVDFNLFINGVYQTKTEAYTPLGEYWEKLGGSWGGRFKSNPDGNHFSLEHNGVR
- a CDS encoding phage holin family protein, with amino-acid sequence MQEHEKAIISLGVIGALLALGKILASDEPITARLFIGRVILGSGTSMAAAAALVWVPGLSPLAINGLGAALGIAGYQAVEVWLRRRGSSLLKGKKS